In Acidimicrobiales bacterium, a genomic segment contains:
- a CDS encoding WhiB family transcriptional regulator, protein MESIRWAVWDVERWRQHAACREVDPEVFFPVGVTGVAVTAIAAAKAICADCDAQSACLEFALTTNQEYGIWGGTSEEERRDLRRARRAARRLRRAS, encoded by the coding sequence GTGGAGTCGATTCGATGGGCAGTCTGGGACGTGGAGCGGTGGCGTCAGCACGCCGCGTGCCGCGAGGTGGATCCCGAAGTCTTCTTTCCTGTCGGGGTGACAGGCGTGGCGGTGACAGCCATCGCCGCCGCCAAGGCGATCTGCGCCGACTGCGACGCTCAGTCGGCGTGCTTGGAGTTCGCCCTCACGACCAATCAGGAGTACGGCATCTGGGGCGGCACGAGCGAGGAGGAGCGCCGAGACCTCCGGCGCGCTCGCCGGGCCGCTCGACGCCTCCGCCGGGCCTCCTGA